One Sphingomonas sp. LHG3406-1 genomic window carries:
- the acnA gene encoding aconitate hydratase AcnA: MIPTGQDSLGTRSTLNVGGKSYAYYDLGKAGAKLGDVSRLPFSMKVLLENLLRFEDGVTVTREDLQAMADWQKERRISREIQYRPARVLMQDFTGVPAVVDLAAMRDAMKALGGDPQKINPLVPVHLVIDHSVMVDEFGTPKAADANVAYEYARNRERYEFLKWGSSAFDNFKVVPPGTGICHQVNLEYISQTVWTAADQNGEEIAYPDTLVGTDSHTTMVNGLGVLGWGVGGIEAEAAMLGQPVSMLIPEVVGFRLTGGLKEGITATDLVLTVTQMLRAKGVVGRFVEFYGPGLDAMTLADRATIANMAPEYGATCGFFPIDNRTIDYLRLSGRDEERIALVEAYTKAQGMWRDASTPEPLFTDTLELDLGSVVPSLAGPKRPQDRVILSDVDDQFNAELANVYKKADEGRVAVEGESHDLGSGDVVIAAITSCTNTSNPSVLIAAGLVARKARALGLDRKPWVKTSLAPGSQVVSDYLAAAGLQEDLDAIGFNTVGYGCTTCIGNSGPLPEPISQAINGNDLVAVSVLSGNRNFEGRVSPDCRANYLASPPLVVAYALAGTVRSDITSQPIGTASNGEPVFLKDIWPSNDEIRALIDAHVHSDLFRKRYADVYRGDERWQGIAVTGGDTYAWPAASTYIANPPYFTGMSMTAKGIEDISSARALAVFGDSITTDHISPAGSIKAESPAGRWLMERQVPKSEFNSYGARRGNHDVMMRGTFANIRIRNRMIEGVEGGFTRNLLSGEQQAIYDAAMAYKDAGVPLVILAGKEYGTGSSRDWAAKGTVLLGVRAVIAESFERIHRSNLVGMGVLPLQFQAGENAESLGLDGTESFTIRDVAGIQPRQDVEVEVTGQDGTTRTITARCRIDTFNELEYFHAGGILPYVLRKLAA, translated from the coding sequence ATGATCCCGACCGGCCAGGACAGCCTCGGCACCCGCTCGACCCTCAACGTGGGCGGCAAGAGCTACGCTTACTACGATCTTGGCAAGGCTGGTGCGAAACTCGGGGACGTCAGCCGCCTGCCCTTCTCGATGAAGGTGCTGCTGGAGAACCTGCTCCGCTTCGAGGACGGCGTGACCGTCACCCGCGAGGACCTCCAGGCAATGGCCGACTGGCAGAAGGAGCGGCGGATCAGCCGCGAGATCCAGTATCGCCCGGCGCGCGTGCTGATGCAGGACTTCACCGGCGTTCCGGCGGTGGTGGACTTGGCGGCCATGCGCGACGCGATGAAGGCGCTCGGCGGCGATCCCCAAAAGATCAACCCGCTCGTGCCCGTGCACCTCGTCATCGACCATTCGGTGATGGTCGATGAATTCGGGACGCCCAAGGCCGCCGATGCCAACGTCGCCTACGAATATGCCCGCAACCGCGAACGCTACGAATTCCTCAAGTGGGGTTCCTCCGCGTTCGACAACTTCAAGGTCGTGCCGCCGGGCACCGGCATCTGCCACCAGGTGAACCTCGAATATATTTCGCAGACGGTGTGGACCGCCGCCGACCAGAATGGCGAGGAGATCGCCTATCCGGACACGCTCGTCGGCACCGACAGCCACACGACCATGGTCAATGGCCTCGGCGTGCTCGGCTGGGGCGTCGGCGGGATCGAGGCCGAGGCCGCGATGCTCGGTCAGCCGGTCAGCATGCTCATCCCCGAAGTGGTGGGCTTCCGTCTGACCGGCGGGCTCAAGGAAGGCATCACCGCCACCGACCTGGTGCTGACCGTCACCCAGATGCTGCGCGCCAAGGGCGTGGTCGGCCGCTTCGTCGAATTCTACGGGCCGGGCCTCGACGCCATGACCCTCGCTGATCGCGCCACCATCGCCAACATGGCGCCGGAATATGGCGCCACCTGCGGCTTCTTCCCGATTGACAACCGCACCATCGACTATCTGCGCCTGTCGGGGCGCGACGAGGAACGGATCGCGCTGGTCGAGGCCTATACCAAGGCCCAGGGCATGTGGCGCGACGCCTCGACGCCGGAGCCCTTGTTCACCGACACGCTCGAGCTCGACCTCGGCAGCGTCGTCCCCAGCCTCGCCGGGCCCAAGCGCCCGCAGGACCGCGTCATCCTCAGCGACGTCGACGACCAGTTCAACGCCGAGCTGGCCAACGTCTACAAGAAGGCGGACGAGGGCCGCGTCGCGGTCGAGGGCGAGAGCCACGACCTCGGCAGTGGCGACGTCGTCATCGCCGCCATCACCAGCTGCACCAACACCTCGAACCCGAGCGTGCTGATCGCCGCTGGCCTGGTCGCCCGCAAGGCGCGCGCGCTCGGCCTCGACCGCAAGCCGTGGGTGAAGACCAGCCTTGCGCCGGGAAGCCAGGTGGTCAGCGATTATCTCGCCGCCGCCGGCCTGCAGGAGGATCTCGACGCCATCGGATTCAACACCGTCGGCTATGGCTGCACCACCTGCATCGGCAATTCGGGACCGCTGCCCGAGCCGATCAGCCAGGCGATCAACGGCAACGACCTCGTCGCCGTCTCAGTCCTGTCGGGCAATCGCAACTTCGAAGGCCGGGTCAGCCCCGACTGCCGCGCCAACTATCTCGCCAGCCCGCCGCTGGTGGTCGCCTATGCGCTGGCCGGAACGGTCCGCAGCGACATCACGAGCCAACCGATCGGCACCGCGTCGAACGGCGAGCCGGTGTTCCTCAAGGACATCTGGCCGTCGAACGACGAGATCCGCGCCCTGATCGATGCCCACGTCCATTCCGACCTGTTCCGCAAGCGCTATGCCGACGTCTATCGCGGCGACGAGCGCTGGCAGGGCATCGCGGTGACCGGCGGTGACACCTATGCGTGGCCGGCGGCGTCGACCTACATCGCCAACCCGCCCTATTTCACGGGCATGAGCATGACCGCCAAGGGCATCGAGGACATCAGCTCGGCCCGCGCGCTGGCGGTGTTCGGCGACAGCATCACCACCGACCACATCAGCCCCGCCGGTTCGATCAAGGCCGAAAGCCCCGCCGGCCGCTGGCTGATGGAGCGGCAGGTGCCCAAGTCGGAGTTCAACAGCTACGGCGCGCGCCGCGGCAATCATGACGTGATGATGCGCGGCACCTTCGCCAATATCCGCATCCGCAACCGCATGATCGAGGGGGTCGAAGGCGGCTTCACCCGCAACCTCCTCAGCGGCGAGCAGCAGGCGATCTACGACGCCGCCATGGCCTACAAGGACGCCGGCGTTCCGCTCGTCATTCTTGCGGGCAAGGAATATGGCACCGGCTCGTCGCGCGACTGGGCGGCCAAGGGCACGGTCCTGCTCGGCGTCCGCGCCGTGATCGCCGAGAGCTTCGAGCGCATCCACCGCTCGAACCTGGTCGGCATGGGCGTCCTTCCGCTGCAGTTCCAGGCCGGTGAGAATGCCGAAAGCCTCGGCCTCGACGGGACCGAGAGTTTCACCATCCGCGACGTCGCTGGAATCCAGCCGCGCCAGGATGTGGAGGTCGAGGTGACCGGCCAGGACGGCACCACCCGCACCATCACCGCACGCTGCCGGATCGATACGTTTAACGAGCTGGAGTATTTCCACGC
- a CDS encoding low affinity iron permease family protein, whose amino-acid sequence MAKVKRNWLVLAGDRLSEALARLFAHPVMHIAVILFCCAWFLVGLPTDLLTAALSILAITLAQMVLNGQYDREAEAHRRDVAMHAKLDELIKATRRARDEMVGIEEDLDEEQIRELREEAKELVEAAAFHSDDIADGEKAKRAIERVGDGQTG is encoded by the coding sequence ATGGCTAAGGTGAAGCGCAACTGGTTGGTTCTTGCCGGCGACCGCTTGTCAGAGGCGCTCGCGAGGCTGTTCGCGCATCCCGTGATGCACATCGCGGTGATCCTGTTCTGCTGCGCCTGGTTCCTGGTCGGCCTTCCGACGGACCTGCTGACGGCGGCGCTGTCGATCCTCGCCATCACCCTCGCCCAGATGGTGCTGAACGGCCAGTACGACCGCGAGGCCGAGGCGCACCGGCGCGACGTCGCGATGCACGCCAAGCTGGACGAGCTCATCAAGGCCACCAGGCGCGCACGCGACGAAATGGTCGGAATTGAAGAAGACCTTGACGAAGAGCAGATCCGCGAGCTTCGCGAAGAAGCAAAGGAGCTGGTCGAAGCGGCTGCGTTCCATTCCGACGACATTGCCGACGGAGAGAAGGCCAAGCGGGCGATCGAGCGCGTAGGGGATGGTCAGACAGGCTAA
- a CDS encoding magnesium transporter CorA family protein, whose amino-acid sequence MLRAYGPDCDGSVIETCGVIPAGATWVDLDEPTRDEEQMVEHSLGFAVPTREDMVEIEPSSRLYERDGALVMTMSVLFGVQEGEPQSAPISFVIKGGKLVTVRYVTPKPWLSFMREARVTPDLVRDAPTALTRLLDAIIDRLADELEEGGAEIERISALTFRRIGGEAPRVPTRRLEALLHRIGRVQSLVAKIRETAVSTSRGVSFLLASDRMHGPECARAREQMESLARDLSALIDHSAYQSNQLTFLLDASLGLISIEQNNAMKLFSWAALIFLPPTLIAGIYGMNFEHMPELEWLMGYPMALTLIVLSAVLPLWILRRKGWI is encoded by the coding sequence ATGCTGCGTGCGTATGGCCCCGACTGCGACGGTTCCGTGATCGAGACGTGCGGGGTCATCCCTGCTGGCGCCACCTGGGTCGACCTCGACGAACCCACGCGCGACGAGGAACAGATGGTCGAGCACTCGCTCGGCTTCGCCGTTCCGACCCGCGAGGACATGGTCGAGATCGAGCCGTCAAGCCGCCTTTACGAGCGGGACGGCGCGCTGGTGATGACCATGAGCGTACTGTTCGGGGTCCAGGAGGGCGAGCCGCAGAGCGCCCCGATCAGCTTCGTCATCAAGGGCGGCAAGCTGGTGACGGTGCGCTATGTCACGCCCAAACCCTGGCTGTCCTTCATGCGGGAAGCGCGGGTGACGCCCGACCTCGTCCGCGACGCGCCGACCGCCCTGACCCGGCTGCTTGATGCCATCATCGACCGGCTGGCCGACGAACTGGAGGAAGGCGGGGCGGAGATCGAGCGCATCAGCGCGCTGACCTTCCGCCGCATCGGCGGCGAAGCGCCACGTGTGCCGACGCGCCGGCTCGAGGCCCTGCTGCACCGCATCGGTCGGGTCCAGAGCCTGGTCGCCAAGATCCGCGAGACCGCAGTCAGCACCTCGCGCGGCGTCAGCTTCCTGCTTGCGTCCGACCGCATGCATGGTCCCGAATGCGCGCGGGCCCGCGAACAGATGGAAAGCCTCGCACGCGACCTGTCGGCGCTGATCGACCACAGCGCCTACCAGTCCAACCAGCTCACCTTTCTGCTCGATGCCAGCCTGGGGCTGATCAGCATCGAACAGAACAACGCAATGAAGCTGTTCAGCTGGGCGGCGTTGATCTTCCTGCCGCCGACGCTGATCGCCGGGATCTATGGCATGAATTTCGAGCATATGCCCGAACTGGAATGGCTGATGGGCTATCCGATGGCGCTGACACTGATCGTGCTGAGCGCGGTTCTGCCGCTGTGGATCCTGCGGCGGAAAGGCTGGATCTAG
- the dmeF gene encoding CDF family Co(II)/Ni(II) efflux transporter DmeF has translation MAAHAHDFLGAAHDRNARRTRWVVMLSAVMTVAEIIAGTLTGSMALVADGWHMATHTLALGVSALAYSFARKRSTDAAYSWGTGKVGSLAGFASALGLAAVAVGILVESAGRFVEPRTVDYREALAVAVVGLLVNLASALLLGHGHDHGDDHGHGHDHHDHDHHGHAHHHDHNLRSAYLHVLADALTSVLAIAALAAGWFYGWRWLDPAVAIVGAVVILHWSRGLVAETAAVLLDRVPDPALSAELKRRVEGDGEVTVSDWHLWTVGPGRYAAIVSARGAPASEIRRRLGADPRIAHVTVECE, from the coding sequence ATGGCCGCTCACGCCCACGACTTCCTCGGTGCCGCGCACGATCGCAACGCCCGGCGCACGCGCTGGGTGGTGATGCTGAGCGCCGTCATGACGGTCGCCGAGATCATCGCCGGCACCCTGACCGGATCGATGGCGCTGGTCGCCGACGGCTGGCACATGGCGACCCACACATTGGCGCTTGGAGTGAGCGCGCTTGCCTACTCCTTCGCCCGCAAGCGCTCGACGGACGCCGCCTACAGCTGGGGTACCGGCAAGGTCGGCAGCCTCGCCGGCTTCGCCTCGGCACTCGGCCTTGCCGCCGTGGCGGTCGGCATCCTGGTCGAGAGCGCCGGCCGCTTCGTCGAGCCGCGCACCGTCGACTATCGCGAGGCTCTGGCGGTCGCGGTCGTTGGCCTGCTGGTGAACCTCGCCAGCGCGCTGCTGCTCGGGCACGGCCACGATCATGGCGACGACCACGGGCATGGACACGATCACCACGACCACGATCACCATGGCCACGCGCATCACCACGACCACAATCTGCGCTCCGCCTATCTCCATGTGCTCGCCGACGCGCTGACCAGCGTGCTGGCGATCGCCGCGCTGGCCGCTGGCTGGTTCTACGGCTGGCGCTGGCTCGATCCCGCGGTCGCCATCGTAGGCGCCGTCGTCATCCTGCACTGGAGCCGCGGACTGGTCGCCGAGACCGCCGCGGTCCTGCTCGACCGCGTGCCCGACCCGGCGCTCAGCGCGGAGCTGAAGCGCCGCGTCGAGGGCGACGGGGAAGTGACGGTCAGCGACTGGCACTTGTGGACGGTCGGACCCGGTCGCTATGCCGCGATCGTCTCGGCCCGCGGCGCCCCCGCCTCCGAGATCCGCCGCCGCCTCGGCGCCGACCCGCGGATCGCCCACGTTACCGTCGAATGCGAGTGA
- a CDS encoding DUF2585 family protein has product MKKPLRPVLATLLVIAGAAAILWLMGRPLLYKGGLIELWGPVGPKQSQMLFDWYTASHIVHGFLFYAILHLVAKRWKPESRLLAATAVESAWEIVENSPVIIDRYREATIALGYTGDSILNSVSDIVVMVVGFLVARKVPVWASVMIVLVLELVPLAIIRDNLTLNVWMLLAPNDALRSWQAGA; this is encoded by the coding sequence TTGAAGAAGCCCCTTCGGCCGGTCCTGGCCACCCTCCTCGTCATCGCCGGCGCCGCCGCCATCCTGTGGCTGATGGGCCGCCCCCTGCTCTACAAGGGCGGGCTGATCGAATTGTGGGGGCCGGTCGGGCCCAAGCAGAGCCAGATGCTGTTCGACTGGTACACGGCCAGCCACATCGTCCACGGCTTCCTCTTCTACGCGATCCTCCACCTGGTGGCGAAGCGTTGGAAGCCGGAAAGCCGCCTCCTCGCCGCCACCGCTGTCGAATCCGCCTGGGAGATCGTCGAGAATTCTCCGGTCATCATCGACCGCTACCGGGAGGCCACGATCGCGCTCGGCTATACCGGCGACAGCATCCTCAACTCGGTCAGCGACATCGTCGTCATGGTGGTCGGCTTCCTGGTCGCGCGGAAGGTGCCGGTGTGGGCGAGCGTAATGATCGTTCTGGTGCTCGAACTGGTGCCCCTCGCCATCATCCGCGACAATTTGACGCTCAACGTCTGGATGCTCCTCGCCCCCAACGACGCGCTGCGGAGCTGGCAGGCCGGCGCCTGA
- a CDS encoding acyloxyacyl hydrolase, with the protein MIRPIFLLLALALPTAASASELFGGVHAHGIKSPLSLNADRQGGVALSFGYRGDRIGGTPLQPYAFGSLSLKGDTNFAAAGLSGRFGDRIYVRPGLGIAIHDGSASNFERADRLAFGSRVLFEPELAIGAQINDRASIEASWVHLSHAQIFGKQNPGLDNVGVRLNWKL; encoded by the coding sequence ATGATCCGCCCCATTTTCCTGCTTCTCGCGCTCGCTCTGCCCACCGCCGCCTCCGCCAGTGAACTTTTCGGTGGCGTCCATGCCCATGGCATCAAGAGCCCGCTCAGTCTCAACGCCGACCGCCAGGGCGGCGTGGCGCTCAGCTTCGGCTATCGCGGCGACCGCATCGGCGGCACCCCGCTCCAGCCCTATGCCTTCGGCTCGCTGAGCCTGAAGGGCGATACCAACTTTGCCGCCGCCGGCCTGTCCGGCCGCTTCGGGGATCGGATCTACGTCCGCCCGGGCCTTGGCATCGCCATCCACGACGGCTCCGCCTCCAACTTCGAGCGGGCCGACCGGCTGGCGTTCGGGAGCCGGGTGCTGTTCGAGCCGGAACTGGCGATCGGCGCGCAGATCAACGATCGCGCCAGCATCGAGGCGAGCTGGGTCCATCTTAGCCACGCGCAGATCTTCGGCAAGCAGAACCCCGGCCTCGACAATGTCGGCGTCCGGTTGAACTGGAAGCTCTAG
- a CDS encoding CrcB family protein, which translates to MNALLVFVGGGSGALLRWWLGGLVRAPWGTLTVNVAGCLAMGLLAGVLARSGGNEQARLLLGVGLLGGFTTMSAFALESVDLWTRAPATAAFYAGATIAGSLAALAAGLAIAR; encoded by the coding sequence CTGAACGCGCTGCTGGTTTTCGTCGGTGGCGGTAGCGGAGCGCTGCTGCGCTGGTGGCTGGGCGGGCTGGTCAGGGCGCCATGGGGGACGCTGACGGTCAATGTGGCGGGCTGCCTCGCCATGGGACTGCTGGCGGGCGTACTGGCACGGAGCGGCGGCAACGAACAGGCGCGGCTCCTGCTCGGCGTCGGCCTGCTCGGCGGCTTTACCACCATGAGCGCCTTTGCACTGGAGAGCGTCGATCTGTGGACGCGCGCGCCCGCGACGGCGGCGTTTTATGCTGGGGCGACGATCGCGGGGTCGCTGGCGGCGCTCGCCGCCGGGCTGGCGATCGCCCGCTAG
- a CDS encoding DUF808 domain-containing protein, translated as MPSGLAALLDDVATIAKLAAASVDDIGAAAGRAGMKAAGVVIDDTAVTPRYVTGLSPAREIPIIAKIARGSLFNKLVILLPAALLLSALAPWAIIPLLMIGGAFLAYEATHKIWEKVSGHDHTVEDLVEIDDPTELEDRQVKGAVRTDFILSAEIMAIALAEVEANSIGMQAVILGAVAVAITVGVYGLVAIIVKLDDMGLHLAERGPSFAQRFGRGLVHVVPKMLAALAVIGTAAMLWVGGQILLHGLEELHIAEAIPHFVHDTSHALAEGIGFWVPVWEWLLNALGGAVAGIVVGGIIVALLGLLPGRKGTGDAAEAAH; from the coding sequence ATGCCGTCTGGACTTGCCGCGCTGCTCGATGACGTTGCGACCATCGCCAAGCTTGCCGCCGCCAGTGTCGACGATATCGGTGCCGCCGCCGGCCGCGCGGGCATGAAGGCCGCGGGGGTGGTGATCGACGATACGGCGGTGACGCCGCGCTATGTCACCGGCCTGTCGCCGGCGCGCGAGATCCCGATCATCGCCAAGATCGCCCGCGGGTCGCTGTTCAACAAGCTGGTCATCCTGCTTCCCGCCGCCTTGCTGCTGTCGGCTTTGGCACCGTGGGCGATCATCCCGCTGCTGATGATCGGCGGCGCCTTCCTCGCCTATGAGGCGACCCACAAGATCTGGGAGAAGGTCAGCGGCCACGACCATACGGTCGAGGATCTCGTCGAGATCGACGATCCGACCGAGCTCGAGGACCGGCAAGTGAAGGGCGCGGTCCGCACCGACTTCATCCTGTCGGCCGAGATCATGGCCATCGCGCTTGCCGAGGTGGAGGCCAACAGCATCGGCATGCAGGCCGTTATCCTGGGTGCGGTGGCGGTGGCGATCACCGTTGGTGTCTACGGGCTGGTGGCGATCATCGTGAAGCTGGACGACATGGGGCTCCACCTTGCCGAACGCGGGCCAAGCTTTGCCCAGCGTTTCGGCCGCGGGCTGGTCCATGTGGTGCCCAAGATGCTGGCGGCGCTGGCGGTGATCGGCACCGCCGCCATGCTGTGGGTCGGCGGCCAGATCCTCCTCCATGGTCTCGAGGAGTTGCACATCGCGGAAGCCATTCCGCACTTCGTCCATGACACGTCGCACGCCCTCGCCGAAGGAATTGGCTTCTGGGTGCCGGTGTGGGAGTGGCTGCTGAACGCGCTTGGCGGCGCGGTCGCGGGCATCGTGGTCGGCGGGATCATCGTCGCGCTGCTCGGCCTGCTGCCGGGGCGCAAGGGCACCGGCGATGCGGCGGAGGCGGCGCACTGA